In a single window of the Desulfovibrio mangrovi genome:
- the ablA gene encoding lysine 2,3-aminomutase: MKIFTEHQRDVAQSLQDGASRSDWTDWKWHIRNTVRSVEDVEKVLGISFSSTEKRLYELTLKKFPMAVTPYYLSLIEAEDFRNDPTFMQAFPSAEELNIERSDMVDPLHEDADSPAPGITHRYPDRVLFHISNLCSMYCRHCTRKRKVGDKDSIPTKDVLEEGLEYIRNTPQIRDVLLSGGDPLMLSDERLDWILSKVREIEHVEVVRIGTRMPVVLPYRITDSLVEILKKHHPLWINTHFNHPRELTQSSRQALRRLADAGIPLGNQSVLLAGVNDCPRLIKKLNQKLVQNRVRPYYLYQCDLSEGLTHFRTPISKGIEIIESLRGHTSGYAVPTYVVDAPGGGGKIPVSPNYIVSWGTNKVVLRNYEGVITTYNEPASYEPSYCDRNCGTCNLKLKEEDAEERAIGIEKLLSDWDDTTCLTPENTDRMERRDDAA; this comes from the coding sequence TTGAAAATATTCACCGAACACCAGCGCGATGTTGCCCAATCTCTGCAGGACGGGGCATCCCGTAGCGACTGGACCGACTGGAAGTGGCACATCCGCAACACTGTCCGGTCTGTGGAAGATGTGGAAAAAGTGCTCGGCATCTCCTTTTCCTCCACCGAGAAACGCCTGTATGAGCTGACCCTCAAAAAATTTCCCATGGCTGTTACGCCATACTATCTTTCGTTGATCGAGGCAGAAGACTTCCGCAACGATCCCACATTCATGCAGGCTTTTCCCTCTGCCGAGGAATTGAACATCGAACGCTCCGACATGGTGGACCCGCTGCATGAAGACGCTGACAGCCCCGCCCCCGGCATCACGCACCGTTATCCCGACAGGGTGCTCTTTCACATCAGCAACCTCTGCTCCATGTACTGCCGCCATTGCACCCGCAAACGCAAAGTGGGTGACAAGGACTCCATTCCCACCAAGGACGTGCTTGAGGAAGGACTGGAATACATAAGAAACACCCCCCAGATACGCGACGTTCTGCTCTCCGGCGGCGATCCCCTCATGCTCTCCGACGAACGGCTGGACTGGATTCTCTCCAAGGTGCGGGAAATCGAGCATGTGGAAGTTGTCCGCATCGGCACCAGAATGCCGGTGGTACTGCCGTACCGCATCACGGATTCGCTGGTGGAGATACTCAAAAAGCATCACCCGCTATGGATCAACACGCATTTCAACCACCCGAGAGAGCTGACCCAGTCCTCGCGACAGGCCTTGCGGCGACTAGCCGATGCGGGGATTCCCCTCGGCAATCAGAGCGTTCTGCTCGCTGGCGTAAACGACTGCCCTCGTCTGATCAAAAAACTCAATCAGAAGCTGGTGCAGAACAGGGTGCGCCCCTATTACCTTTACCAGTGCGACCTCTCAGAGGGCCTCACCCACTTCCGCACCCCCATCAGCAAAGGCATTGAGATTATCGAAAGCCTGCGCGGGCATACCAGCGGCTACGCCGTACCTACCTATGTGGTCGACGCCCCCGGTGGCGGCGGCAAGATTCCAGTTTCGCCCAACTACATTGTCTCGTGGGGGACCAACAAGGTTGTTCTCCGGAACTATGAGGGTGTCATCACCACCTACAACGAGCCCGCATCCTATGAGCCAAGCTACTGCGACCGCAATTGCGGCACCTGCAACCTCAAGCTGAAGGAAGAGGACGCGGAAGAACGGGCCATAGGCATAGAAAAACTGCTTTCAGACTGGGATGATACCACCTGCCTCACCCCCGAGAACACCGACCGTATGGAGCGGAGGGATGATGCAGCCTGA
- a CDS encoding alkaline phosphatase family protein yields the protein MTAFSSATDSLQAHPRLVVLGLDGLPLSLAHRLVAGGTCPNLGRLVTHARAITAELPELSPVNWTSFMTAAGPEEHGVFGFTRIHAHTYEMGLTNFAHVQVPTLFDKLGQAGFSSRSINLPNTYPARPIKGMLISGFVAEELSRAVFPPMLAGMLRDKGYLLEADTAHAAQEPLHLLSELRRTVKSRRNALNMLWPDLAWNCFIFVLTETDRLFHFLFDAVEDALHPLHGPCMELLAEWDVLIGELLDRYEALPEPKRLLALADHGFTRLITEVDVNALLRDMGLLHTALPPEACDDLDATGITPATKAFALDPGRIYLHRRDRFARGSVDAAEAAGLTQRIRTALMDIRYQGQPVFKEIHTADALYNGPMRPYAPDLVCETHPGFDLKAKFNRRKAFGTFGRTGTHTVHDVFFFDSAAEAHGPVVRVRDVGKEILRWFGLAEPTAIGNLLIG from the coding sequence ATGACAGCATTCAGTTCCGCGACCGATTCCCTGCAGGCACACCCCCGACTTGTCGTGCTGGGGCTGGACGGCCTTCCGCTCAGCCTCGCGCATCGGCTGGTGGCCGGAGGCACCTGCCCCAACCTCGGCAGACTCGTCACGCACGCCCGCGCCATTACAGCGGAACTGCCGGAGCTTTCGCCCGTCAACTGGACCAGCTTCATGACCGCCGCCGGACCGGAGGAGCACGGGGTGTTCGGCTTCACCCGCATCCACGCCCATACCTACGAGATGGGACTGACCAATTTCGCGCACGTGCAGGTTCCCACGCTCTTCGACAAGCTGGGACAGGCCGGATTCTCCTCGCGCAGCATCAATCTGCCGAACACCTATCCAGCGCGCCCCATCAAGGGCATGCTGATTTCCGGCTTCGTGGCGGAAGAACTGTCGCGTGCCGTATTCCCGCCCATGCTGGCTGGCATGCTCCGCGACAAGGGCTATCTGCTGGAAGCGGACACCGCCCACGCCGCGCAGGAACCGCTGCACCTGCTTTCGGAACTGCGACGCACCGTCAAATCCCGCCGCAACGCTCTGAACATGCTCTGGCCGGACCTTGCGTGGAACTGCTTCATATTCGTGCTCACGGAGACAGACCGGCTCTTCCATTTCCTCTTCGATGCCGTGGAGGATGCCCTGCACCCGCTGCATGGCCCCTGCATGGAGCTTCTGGCCGAATGGGATGTGCTGATCGGCGAACTGCTGGACCGCTACGAGGCACTGCCGGAACCCAAGCGTCTGCTGGCCTTGGCGGACCACGGTTTCACCCGCCTGATCACGGAAGTGGATGTGAACGCCCTGCTGCGCGACATGGGCCTACTGCACACCGCCCTGCCCCCCGAAGCCTGCGACGATCTGGACGCCACGGGCATAACGCCCGCGACCAAGGCCTTTGCGCTGGACCCCGGACGCATCTACCTGCACCGGCGCGACCGCTTTGCGCGCGGCAGTGTGGATGCGGCAGAGGCCGCCGGCCTGACGCAGCGCATCCGCACCGCACTCATGGACATCCGCTATCAGGGGCAACCCGTTTTCAAGGAAATCCACACAGCTGATGCACTGTACAACGGCCCCATGCGCCCCTATGCGCCGGACCTTGTCTGCGAAACGCACCCCGGCTTCGACCTCAAGGCCAAGTTCAACCGGCGCAAAGCCTTCGGCACCTTCGGCAGAACAGGTACGCATACGGTGCACGACGTCTTTTTCTTCGACAGCGCCGCAGAAGCCCATGGCCCCGTCGTTCGGGTGCGGGATGTCGGCAAAGAGATTCTGCGCTGGTTCGGCCTTGCGGAACCAACAGCTATCGGAAACCTTCTCATAGGCTAG
- the pseI gene encoding pseudaminic acid synthase codes for MSTPATGNSPLRTCIIAEVSANHKGSVERAEAIIRAAAEAGADAVKLQTYTADTMTIPCDNEYFRIKGTLWDGRTLHDLYQEAHTPWEWTPRLMACAKDLGMDCFSTPFDATAVDFLEKYGVSRHKIASFEAVDIPLLKKVAGTGKPVILSTGMASLAEIDEAVRTLRENGTTDLTLLKCTSAYPAPANEANLLTIPHMAEAFGCPVGLSDHTLGSAVAVAAVALGATVIEKHFTLARADGGPDAAFSMEPYELKQLVHDVRTVEQAIGRVSYELTEKQQESTVFRRSLFVVKDMKAGEVFTPDNVRSIRPGYGMPPRYLDQILGKAATSAIKAGTPMSWGLV; via the coding sequence ATGAGCACCCCTGCAACCGGCAATTCACCCCTCCGCACATGTATCATCGCGGAAGTATCCGCCAACCACAAAGGCTCTGTTGAACGCGCGGAGGCCATCATCCGCGCCGCTGCCGAGGCTGGCGCTGACGCAGTGAAGCTGCAGACGTATACCGCAGACACCATGACCATCCCCTGCGACAATGAATACTTTCGCATAAAGGGCACCCTGTGGGACGGCCGCACGCTGCACGATCTCTATCAAGAGGCGCATACCCCGTGGGAATGGACGCCACGCCTCATGGCCTGCGCAAAAGATTTGGGCATGGACTGCTTTTCTACGCCGTTCGATGCAACGGCTGTTGATTTTCTGGAAAAATACGGCGTGTCCAGACACAAGATAGCCTCGTTTGAGGCGGTGGACATCCCGTTGCTCAAAAAGGTTGCCGGCACGGGCAAGCCGGTCATTCTATCCACGGGCATGGCTTCGCTCGCCGAAATAGACGAAGCCGTCCGGACGTTGCGGGAGAACGGCACGACAGACCTGACCCTGCTCAAATGCACCTCTGCCTATCCCGCCCCTGCAAATGAAGCGAACCTGCTCACCATTCCGCATATGGCCGAGGCCTTCGGATGCCCCGTCGGCCTTTCGGATCATACACTGGGCAGCGCGGTGGCGGTAGCTGCAGTGGCTCTTGGCGCAACCGTCATTGAAAAACACTTCACGCTCGCCCGTGCAGATGGCGGCCCGGACGCAGCCTTCAGCATGGAACCGTACGAACTCAAGCAACTGGTGCACGATGTGCGGACGGTGGAGCAGGCGATCGGCCGAGTCTCTTACGAGCTGACAGAAAAGCAGCAAGAAAGCACCGTATTTCGTCGCTCGCTATTTGTGGTCAAAGACATGAAGGCAGGCGAGGTTTTTACCCCTGACAACGTACGATCCATCAGGCCGGGCTACGGCATGCCCCCGCGATATCTGGATCAGATACTGGGCAAGGCTGCAACATCCGCAATAAAAGCCGGAACTCCCATGAGTTGGGGGTTGGTGTAG